One stretch of Arthrobacter polaris DNA includes these proteins:
- a CDS encoding PspA/IM30 family protein: MAKQSIFGRIAQLAKANINALLDQAEDPQKMLDQMVRDYKENITEAESAVAQTIGNLRMLEDDYNEDVKAAQDWGSKALAASRKADEFRTAGKTADAQKFDNLAKVALQRQISAENQARSAEPNISSQNDVVEKLKTGLQQMHGKLDELASKRNELIARSKTAQAQTQVHDALKSIDIMDSTSEVSRFEEKIRREEAKVRGQNELAASSLDAQFNSLEDLGEQTEVEARLAALKAGSTPAPAAIAAPESVDEAEFDSL, translated from the coding sequence ATGGCAAAGCAGTCAATTTTCGGCCGGATCGCACAGTTGGCAAAGGCCAATATCAATGCGTTGTTGGACCAGGCCGAAGATCCACAGAAGATGCTTGACCAGATGGTGCGTGACTACAAGGAAAACATCACTGAAGCTGAGTCAGCCGTAGCCCAGACCATTGGTAACCTGCGCATGCTTGAGGATGACTATAACGAGGACGTTAAGGCTGCCCAGGATTGGGGTTCCAAGGCACTGGCAGCCAGCCGCAAGGCCGATGAATTCCGCACTGCCGGCAAAACCGCCGACGCCCAGAAGTTCGATAACTTAGCCAAGGTTGCCTTGCAGCGTCAGATCTCCGCTGAAAACCAGGCCCGCTCTGCCGAGCCGAATATCTCTTCCCAGAATGACGTTGTGGAGAAGCTCAAAACAGGTTTGCAGCAGATGCACGGCAAACTCGATGAGCTGGCCAGCAAGCGTAACGAGCTGATCGCCCGTTCCAAGACGGCCCAAGCCCAGACCCAGGTTCATGACGCGCTCAAGAGCATCGACATCATGGACTCCACCAGCGAAGTCAGCCGCTTTGAAGAGAAGATCCGCCGCGAAGAAGCCAAGGTGCGCGGACAGAACGAACTTGCTGCCTCCAGTCTGGATGCACAGTTCAACTCCCTAGAGGACTTGGGCGAGCAGACCGAGGTGGAGGCCCGGTTGGCAGCGTTGAAGGCTGGCAGCACNCCGGCTCCAGCAGCCATTGCCGCNCCCGAATCTGTGGATGAGGCAGAGTTCGACAGCCTCTAA
- a CDS encoding TPM domain-containing protein — translation MFARLXKIFPFLAALALAALMLFPAGIAQAEPPVTIPGGTYIVDNANALGNXKAEVQNAITTLNKDHGVTLFVVYVDSFDGQAPEAWAQTVATEXNMGQFDALLAVAVQTRQYAFVGGTNTFLTAAQGSTIQSSAIKPQLSAGNWAQAAIDTAAALGDAASGGKGKVPDPTGGFVALGVGGVVVVGGAGTALYMRRKRKKNAADATAKGYGPDGKPLDANAGMTIPELRAKAGSLLIAADDAIKTSEHEIGFAQASYGDEAVKQFQGALESAKTHLSESFKLQQQLDDEIPDTIQEQRTWLGEIIKRSEDANAALDAXKASFDELRELERTAPAVLASIRGQVTAARTAVANAEXKLAGLTDQYSDTALVPVRDNVAQAKERLDFIDTAAADADTKLAASDTAGAAVSVKAAEESLLQCTVLLEAIATIEGAIDDAATTLKTALPEALTDLEQAKSMVASAQFARYVPTVQAAEATLNDVRMNAAAGKPDPVALLTSVQSAHGQLDELLTGIRDQQQQALRAQSALAQAFAGAQATITTAKDFIAARRGGVGSEARTRLSEAERNFDYAVSIADSDPSNALTYAQQAQQLAQQAIAYAQNDVDRFGGSGRGGYGGGGSMGGGMGGAILGGIIGGLLSGGGGGGFGGGGFGGGGGGGFGGGGGGGGGGFGGGGGNF, via the coding sequence ATGTTTGCACGGTTGNNAAAGATTTTCCCCTTTCTGGCAGCCCTAGCGCTGGCCGCCCTCATGCTGTTTCCAGCCGGTATTGCCCAGGCTGAGCCGCCAGTGACAATTCCCGGNGGNACCTACATTGTAGATAACGCCAATGCGCTGGGCAATCANAAGGCCGAGGTTCAAAACGCGATCACAACATTGAACAAGGACCACGGTGTAACGCTCTTCGTGGTCTATGTCGACTCCTTTGATGGGCAGGCCCCGGAGGCGTGGGCCCAAACTGTTGCCACCGAGAANAACATGGGCCAGTTCGATGCTCTGCTGGCCGTGGCCGTTCAAACAAGACAGTATGCATTCGTTGGCGGCACCAACACGTTCCTGACGGCAGCCCAAGGATCCACCATCCAATCGAGCGCCATCAAACCCCAGCTCTCCGCTGGAAACTGGGCGCAGGCCGCCATTGATACAGCCGCAGCCTTGGGCGACGCGGCCAGCGGAGGTAAGGGCAAGGTCCCCGACCCAACGGGCGGGTTCGTTGCGCTGGGAGTGGGAGGCGTCGTGGTGGTTGGTGGTGCCGGCACAGCCCTCTACATGCGTAGGAAGCGCAAGAAGAACGCTGCTGATGCCACAGCCAAGGGTTATGGCCCCGACGGCAAACCACTGGATGCCAACGCTGGTATGACTATCCCGGAGCTGCGCGCCAAGGCCGGCTCACTCCTGATTGCAGCCGATGATGCGATCAAGACCAGTGAACATGAGATTGGTTTTGCCCAGGCGTCCTACGGCGATGAGGCTGTCAAACAATTTCAGGGCGCACTGGAGAGTGCCAAGACCCACCTCTCCGAGTCTTTCAAGCTCCAGCAGCAACTTGACGATGAAATTCCTGACACCATCCAGGAGCAGCGAACTTGGCTTGGTGAGATTATCAAACGTAGCGAAGACGCCAATGCTGCGCTAGACGCTGANAAAGCATCCTTCGACGAATTGCGTGAGCTTGAGCGGACAGCTCCCGCCGTGTTGGCCAGTATTCGTGGGCAGGTCACTGCGGCAAGGACTGCTGTGGCCAACGCAGAACANAAACTAGCCGGGCTGACCGACCAATACTCCGACACGGCGTTAGTACCGGTGCGCGATAATGTGGCGCAGGCAAAGGAAAGACTCGATTTCATCGACACAGCCGCTGCCGACGCTGACACAAAACTGGCAGCCTCAGACACAGCTGGTGCAGCGGTCTCGGTGAAAGCCGCCGAGGAAAGCCTGCTGCAGTGTACCGTGTTGCTTGAGGCAATCGCCACGATCGAAGGTGCCATTGACGATGCCGCAACCACGCTGAAAACGGCACTCCCAGAAGCCCTCACTGACCTTGAACAGGCGAAGTCGATGGTGGCCTCGGCCCAGTTCGCCCGCTATGTTCCCACGGTTCAAGCCGCCGAAGCCACCCTTAACGACGTGCGCATGAACGCCGCCGCTGGCAAGCCCGATCCAGTGGCCCTCTTAACCTCAGTGCAGTCAGCCCACGGCCAACTCGATGAATTGTTGACAGGCATCCGCGACCAGCAGCAACAGGCTTTGCGCGCTCAGTCTGCGTTGGCGCAGGCCTTTGCTGGCGCCCAGGCAACCATCACCACGGCCAAGGACTTTATTGCAGCCCGCCGGGGAGGTGTGGGATCGGAAGCTCGAACCCGCCTTTCTGAGGCCGAGCGCAATTTCGACTATGCCGTGTCCATCGCCGACTCAGACCCAAGTAACGCACTAACCTATGCACAGCAGGCTCAGCAGCTAGCCCAACAGGCCATCGCGTACGCCCAGAACGACGTCGATCGCTTTGGTGGCAGTGGCCGTGGCGGCTACGGTGGTGGCGGTTCCATGGGTGGGGGCATGGGAGGAGCCATTCTCGGTGGCATCATTGGCGGTTTACTCTCCGGCGGCGGAGGTGGCGGTTTTGGCGGTGGTGGCTTTGGCGGCGGCGGAGGTGGCGGTTTTGGCGGCGGTGGCGGCGGTGGCGGCGGTGGTTTTGGCGGAGGTGGAGGAAACTTCTAG